The Sinomonas sp. P10A9 genome includes a window with the following:
- the tmk gene encoding dTMP kinase, with protein sequence MLPPARPAAPTAPGLFVAFEGGDGAGKSTQARLLAETLRAEGREVLLTREPGGTDIGEKLRALVLEHGHGEIDSRTEALIFAAARAAHVAQAIRPALARGAVVITDRYIGSSIVYQGVARGLGAEEVRGLNDWATEGLWPDLTVVLDLDAAQGRARRTAGDAAEDRLESEPDDFHHSVREAFLELAAAHPASSLVLDAARPADELASAVAEGVRSVLRAGDGTRA encoded by the coding sequence ATCCTTCCGCCCGCCCGCCCCGCTGCGCCGACCGCCCCGGGGCTCTTCGTCGCCTTCGAAGGCGGGGACGGAGCGGGCAAGTCCACGCAGGCGCGGCTGCTGGCCGAGACGCTCCGGGCCGAGGGCCGCGAGGTCCTGCTCACGAGGGAACCCGGCGGGACGGACATCGGAGAGAAGCTCCGTGCCCTCGTGCTCGAGCACGGGCATGGCGAGATCGATTCCCGCACCGAGGCCCTCATCTTCGCCGCCGCACGGGCCGCCCATGTCGCGCAGGCCATCCGGCCCGCACTGGCGAGGGGCGCCGTCGTGATCACGGACCGCTACATCGGCTCCTCCATCGTCTACCAGGGCGTCGCGCGGGGGCTCGGCGCCGAAGAGGTCCGCGGGCTCAACGACTGGGCGACCGAGGGACTCTGGCCGGACCTGACAGTGGTGCTGGACCTCGACGCGGCGCAGGGACGCGCCCGCCGCACCGCCGGAGACGCTGCCGAGGATCGCCTCGAGTCGGAGCCGGACGATTTCCACCACAGCGTCCGCGAGGCCTTCCTCGAGCTCGCCGCGGCGCACCCGGCGTCGTCCCTCGTGCTCGACGCCGCACGGCCCGCCGACGAGCTCGCCTCGGCCGTGGCCGAGGGCGTCCGCTCGGTGCTGCGCGCGGGAGACGGGACCCGCGCGTGA